The following are encoded in a window of Ranitomeya variabilis isolate aRanVar5 chromosome 6, aRanVar5.hap1, whole genome shotgun sequence genomic DNA:
- the LOC143782329 gene encoding uncharacterized protein LOC143782329, with protein sequence MSSPVSSSDEEFQPRQSEVDHVSESTSTEGQRGTEQRSQGPGGRRQRVSQRDDDRIDNDLLISLVQERVPLWDSRDKQHAVNTVLRRLWSEVAQALWDGWENSTPRVRNAFVEKVRTRWRSMKDRFNCDLRAEKSAASGSGARHRLYKYHRVLAFLRPVLLMRTTHCTTVATGAGAVLQPEATDPSQPSSSAAPGGSSTLTGDQGAGPSGLPLSQSSFAAPILAGSSRQRQRASDRSLMPEFLHLSSVLHDAIKALGDRMDVNHNLLNCRIQDVAKSVDQLKADLNKPAHHFFNQILEGMSEHLSPDLQLSVMQACNVAFVQAMQQSQSRNVAAYPTVPSLSQVNTIPTSAAYHCTATSIPSTGVLHYSANTMTSAVGHPTATTVTTAAPAWTSSADTTRTQDPGMAYRAGTLPMQQDPSMQYRTGPPQMQQDRGLAYRTGPTPMQQDRGVAYRTGPTPMQQDRGVAFLAGHPPMQQDPSMAYRPGPPMMQHDQAIPFQAGPTLMQQDTSMALCSPPPAMQQDTVMGFVSPPPTRHQDPGRVFVSPPPTRHQDPGVSLSFPPLDSDIAERSTMETDCVEPGPDVSPAHTLQHSPRRLPPTRKTQRKTGKTHKKQKTLIIPPPSPTDVSQHSSVSQAPHVLSPIPELPDPSSFLAHSPATSASSMVSQASVLNTPQLRYSTPSRRGSTRRGTKK encoded by the exons atgtcttctccggtttcctcgtctgatgaggagttccagccacgtcaatcagaagtggatcacgtgagcgag agcacttcaacagagggacagagaggtactgagcagcggagtcaaggtccaggtggaagacggcagcgg gtttcacaacgggacgacgaccggattgataatgacctgctgatcagtctggtccaggagcgagtcccgttgtgggacagccgggataaacagcacgccgtcaatactgttctccgtcgtttgtggagtgaggtggcccaagcgttgtgggatggctgggagaattccacgccacgggtccgtaatgcatttg tggaaaaagtaaggacacgttggcgttccatgaaggaccgcttcaactgtgacctacgtgcagagaagagtgcagctagtggttccggagcaaggcaccggctctacaaataccaccgtgtgttggccttcctgagaccggtccttctcatgagaac cacacactgcacgactgtcgccacaggtgctggagcggtccttcagccggaagccacggacccgtcacagccatccagcagcgcagcaccaggtgggtcttccacactcactggagaccagggggctggcccatcaggtcttcccctttcgcagtcctctttcgctgcacccattttggcgggctcatcccggcagcgacagagggcttcggataggtccctcatgcccgagtttttacacttgagctcggttttacatgatgctatcaaggctttaggtgacagaatggatgtgaaccataatctcttaaattgccgcatccaggatgtcgccaaaagcgttgatcaattgaaagccgacctcaataagccagctcatcattttttcaatcaaatcctagagggcatgtcggaacaccttagccctgatctccagctgagtgtgatgcaggcctgcaatgttgcttttgtgcaggctatgcagcagagtcagagtcgtaatgtggcggcctatccaactgtgccgtcactgtcacaagtaaacactattcctacctctgctgcataccactgcacggccacctctattccctctacaggtgtactccactacagcgccaacacgatgacgagtgctgttggacatcccaccgccaccaccgtgacgaccgctgctccggcttggacctcctccgctgacaccacgaggacgcaggaccctggcatggcttatcgggccggcaccctcccgatgcagcaggacccatccatgcaatatcggaccggcccaccccagatgcagcaggaccgaggcctggcataccggaccggacccaccccgatgcagcaggaccgaggcgttgcataccggaccggacccaccccgatgcagcaggaccgaggcgttgctttcctggcaggacaccccccgatgcagcaggacccatccatggcgtatcgccctgggccccccatgatgcagcacgaccaagccatacctttccaggcaggacccaccctgatgcagcaggacacatccatggctttatgttcccccccaccagcaatgcagcaggacactgttatgggatttgtttccccccccccaacgaggcaccaggatcctggaagggtttttgtttccccccccccaacgaggcaccaggacccaggcgtgagtttatctttccccccattggactcagacattgccgagcgctccacaatggagactgactgtgtggagccgggtcctgacgtgtctcccgcccacactttacaacatagcccaagaagacttcccccaacccggaaaacccaacgtaaaactggcaaaacgcataaaaaacaaaaaactttgattattcctcccccatcacctaccgatgtgtctcaacattccagtgtgtctcaagcccctcatgttttaagccccatccccgaacttccagacccttcaagttttcttgcccattctcctgccacctctgcctcctccatggtgagccaggcttcagttctgaataccccccagttacgttactcaaccccaagccggcgtggttcaacccggcgcggtaccaaaaaataa